One Kitasatospora sp. NBC_01287 DNA window includes the following coding sequences:
- a CDS encoding TetR/AcrR family transcriptional regulator, with amino-acid sequence MPRHPDTPQLLLDAAIALFAERTYEGTQMPAVAARAGVGVGSIYRYFPSKEALGNAAFQDAKRDLLDHLAEATAGPADSIRAEFGQFWAGFTGFAGSRSAAFAFLEHQQHDTFLDQESRTLAAELDQLAADFIERGQQAGAIRDGEPQFLVALALGAFAGLLRAIRPAAVTDLPQAERDRAEQAVWSLLSASPLSSKDS; translated from the coding sequence GTGCCCCGACACCCCGATACCCCCCAACTCCTCCTCGACGCCGCGATCGCCCTCTTCGCCGAGCGCACCTACGAGGGCACCCAGATGCCCGCCGTCGCGGCGCGGGCCGGGGTCGGGGTCGGCAGCATCTACCGGTACTTCCCCAGCAAGGAGGCGCTCGGCAACGCGGCGTTCCAGGACGCCAAGCGCGACCTGCTCGACCACCTCGCCGAGGCCACGGCCGGGCCCGCCGACTCGATCAGGGCGGAGTTCGGACAGTTCTGGGCGGGGTTCACCGGCTTCGCGGGCAGCCGGTCGGCCGCCTTCGCCTTCCTGGAGCACCAGCAGCACGACACCTTCCTGGACCAGGAGAGCCGCACCCTGGCGGCCGAACTCGACCAACTGGCAGCCGACTTCATCGAACGCGGCCAGCAGGCCGGGGCGATCCGCGACGGTGAGCCGCAGTTCCTGGTGGCGCTCGCGCTCGGCGCCTTCGCCGGGCTGCTGCGGGCGATCCGGCCCGCGGCCGTCACCGACCTGCCCCAGGCCGAACGCGACCGGGCCGAGCAGGCCGTCTGGTCCCTCCTCAGCGCATCCCCCCTCAGCTCGAAGGACTCCTGA
- a CDS encoding serine hydrolase: protein MSMRSISLARMLTPAAVLAAVAIISVLLQGHFGVAGRHARVAAVADAASSIAPAAAPSTGQPAQPSVSASPSPTPTPTPTPTPTPTPTPTPTPDAALRDAVAQAGSGVSVSVSVTDLTTGQSLTDGASGHGFATASIVKVDILSTLLLQAQDKGSTLTAAQQSLATAMIENSDNDSATALWNEIGQDGGLNAANKRFGLTATSGGTDGYWGLTSTTAADQVQLLRQVFTGDSLLSAASRGYFTGLLGQVESDQRWGVSAAASGGDYAVKDGWLPRSATGLWVINSIGMVERDGHELLIAAVSDGNPSESGGISLVQSVAQAAAGSVN from the coding sequence ATGTCGATGCGAAGCATCAGCCTGGCGAGGATGCTGACACCTGCCGCCGTCCTCGCAGCCGTGGCGATCATCTCCGTACTGCTGCAAGGGCACTTCGGCGTCGCCGGGAGGCACGCGAGAGTTGCCGCCGTGGCTGACGCGGCCTCCTCCATCGCGCCCGCTGCCGCGCCTTCGACCGGACAGCCGGCCCAACCCTCGGTAAGCGCCTCGCCCAGTCCGACCCCCACTCCCACGCCCACGCCCACGCCCACTCCCACTCCCACTCCCACCCCCACCCCCGACGCCGCGTTGCGCGACGCCGTCGCCCAGGCCGGCAGCGGGGTCTCCGTCTCGGTCTCGGTCACCGACCTGACCACGGGGCAGTCGCTTACCGACGGCGCGTCCGGGCACGGCTTCGCGACCGCCAGCATCGTCAAGGTCGACATCCTGTCCACGCTGCTGCTCCAGGCCCAGGACAAGGGCAGCACGCTGACCGCGGCGCAGCAGAGCCTCGCCACCGCGATGATCGAGAACAGCGACAACGACTCCGCGACGGCCCTGTGGAACGAGATCGGTCAGGACGGCGGCCTGAACGCCGCCAACAAGCGGTTCGGGCTGACCGCCACCTCGGGCGGCACGGACGGCTACTGGGGTCTCACCTCGACCACCGCCGCCGACCAGGTGCAGTTGCTGCGCCAGGTCTTCACCGGCGACTCGCTGCTCTCGGCCGCCTCGCGCGGCTACTTCACGGGGTTGCTCGGCCAGGTGGAGAGCGACCAGCGCTGGGGGGTGAGCGCGGCGGCGAGCGGCGGCGACTACGCGGTGAAGGACGGCTGGCTGCCGCGGTCGGCGACCGGCCTCTGGGTGATCAACAGCATCGGGATGGTCGAGCGGGACGGGCACGAGCTGCTGATCGCGGCGGTCTCGGACGGCAATCCCAGCGAGTCCGGTGGGATCTCGCTGGTGCAGTCGGTGGCCCAGGCGGCCGCAGGTTCGGTGAACTGA
- a CDS encoding LysE family translocator, with translation MVGTNALLSVLLVSLGMVLTPGPNMMYLVSRSITQGRRAGVISLAGVAVGFLVYLSAANLGLSVLFVAVPPLYVAVKLAGAGYLLRLAWKALRPGGVSVFTPQQLAPDSPRRLFTMGLFTNLLNPKAAVLYLSLIPQFIDTRAGHVLLQGFELGGAQIAVSLLVNLLIVAAAGTIAVFLARRPGWLRAQRYLMGTVLGALAVKLATESAPKAIA, from the coding sequence ATGGTCGGAACGAACGCGCTCCTCAGTGTCCTGCTGGTCTCGCTCGGCATGGTGCTCACGCCCGGCCCCAACATGATGTACCTGGTCTCGCGCAGCATCACCCAGGGTCGGCGTGCCGGGGTGATCTCACTGGCCGGTGTCGCCGTGGGCTTCCTGGTCTACCTCAGTGCCGCCAACCTCGGCCTCTCGGTGCTCTTCGTCGCCGTCCCGCCGCTGTACGTCGCGGTGAAGCTGGCCGGCGCCGGCTACCTGCTCCGGCTCGCCTGGAAGGCGTTGCGGCCAGGCGGGGTGTCGGTCTTCACGCCGCAGCAGCTGGCGCCCGACTCGCCGCGTCGCCTCTTCACGATGGGGCTCTTCACCAACCTGCTCAACCCCAAGGCGGCCGTCCTCTACCTCTCGCTGATCCCACAGTTCATCGACACCCGGGCCGGGCACGTGCTGCTCCAGGGCTTCGAACTGGGCGGGGCACAGATCGCGGTCAGCCTGCTGGTCAACCTGCTGATCGTCGCAGCCGCCGGGACCATCGCGGTCTTCCTCGCCCGCCGTCCGGGCTGGCTGCGGGCGCAGCGCTACCTGATGGGCACCGTGCTGGGCGCGTTGGCCGTCAAGCTCGCCACCGAGAGCGCGCCCAAGGCGATTGCCTGA
- a CDS encoding PadR family transcriptional regulator: MLTLAILGFLAERPMHAYELRRHISELIGHNRPVSDGALYPAINRLSQAGHLEKQAEPGDGAPARQVLRLTGSGRAELVRRLAEPKQSEITSGAEFFTLLAFLSHLPGADRQAELLRRRLEFLTQPASFFSGDSGPVRISEAADRYRRGMLVMARATRRAEVAWLEETLGELRAEGEAEGEADA; this comes from the coding sequence GTGCTGACTCTCGCGATCCTCGGCTTCCTGGCCGAACGCCCCATGCACGCCTACGAACTGCGGCGCCACATCTCGGAGTTGATCGGCCACAACCGGCCGGTGAGCGACGGTGCGCTCTATCCGGCGATCAACCGGCTGAGCCAGGCCGGGCACCTGGAGAAGCAGGCCGAGCCGGGCGATGGTGCCCCCGCGCGTCAGGTGCTGCGCCTGACCGGGAGCGGGCGGGCCGAGCTGGTCCGCCGCCTGGCCGAGCCCAAGCAGAGCGAGATCACCAGCGGCGCGGAGTTCTTCACCCTGCTCGCGTTCCTCAGCCACCTGCCGGGGGCCGACCGGCAGGCCGAACTGCTGCGCCGGCGGCTTGAGTTCCTCACGCAGCCCGCGAGCTTCTTCAGCGGGGACAGCGGGCCGGTGCGGATCAGCGAGGCCGCGGACCGCTACCGCCGGGGCATGCTGGTGATGGCCAGGGCCACCCGGCGGGCGGAGGTGGCCTGGCTGGAGGAGACGCTGGGCGAGCTGCGGGCGGAGGGTGAGGCCGAGGGCGAGGCTGACGCCTGA
- a CDS encoding DUF397 domain-containing protein: MTPAWRKSSYSGSNGGDCVEVVHGITGVTPVRDSKDPHGPALLFPAPAFAAFLAELKAGRLRDS; encoded by the coding sequence GTGACTCCAGCCTGGCGCAAGAGCAGCTACAGCGGCAGTAACGGTGGGGATTGCGTCGAGGTGGTCCACGGGATCACCGGTGTCACCCCCGTCCGCGACAGCAAGGACCCGCACGGCCCCGCTCTCCTCTTCCCGGCCCCCGCCTTCGCCGCGTTCCTCGCCGAGCTCAAGGCCGGCCGTCTCCGGGACTCCTGA